The Entelurus aequoreus isolate RoL-2023_Sb linkage group LG11, RoL_Eaeq_v1.1, whole genome shotgun sequence genome includes the window ATTTTAagtgaaaaaaactggcagctcagtcaccagaatttcatGGCTTACGCTAGAATGAAGTGCcagtttttgggggtttttttggcGTAAAATCGCCCTCTTTTTTTTCTACGTCGTTATTGCTGGGAGTCACTTCTTTGATAGGCCGTGACACGGTCAGTGGCCTCAAGACACCTTGGATCAGTTTTATGAGCAGGAGAGGAAGAAAAACGATTGTGCAGGTTTTTAGGATCTTTTGGTTTCTTTTGGATGGGTGCTGCAGTCCCACAAGCCAGCACATCCTGAAGGTGTTGGAGAGGCTTTTGGGTCCGAGTGTGAGAAGAAGCAAAGTGTTGTTGAAGGTTGACGAGAAGGTTGACAAATGTTTGTGCTGACCAGGTgatgtcttcttcttcttgtagAAGATGGCCTCCCACATTGATAGAAGCATGTTATTGATCAGCATGTATTAGTCACTCTGATTTACATTGCTTTGAATTTGTCTTTTGAtctcaatggaaaaaaaaaagtttgctgcTGTAGAAAGGAAGTGGAAGTTTGAACACGACTATGCACCAACAATGTTGTCCAATAAAATCCAATGCATGAAGGAAGGAATCTTTGTTTTGTGAGTTTGTGGTGCAAAACCATGAAGTGATGAGAATATTGTTCTATAAAAAGTTCTGATTGAAGATTCTATGATTGCACATCAAGTTGTCTGCTTTTATTCAGCCAGTCATGTTTATGGTCAGCAGCACCAATCAAATAAATAGTCAAATCTAATTGGATTTAAgtcttttttacaaatatttactGACAGAGTGGTTTGAATAAAATATTCCATTGATTTGACATTTAATCACATGTTGCTTCAATACCACGGGTAAAAAAGTGTAGGAAGTATTGTTGTAGAAAACTATTTGCAAACCTGTCtctcaatttgtgtgtctgtaatccgaatgtgtactaatttgtgtgtctgtatctcaatctgtaaaTCATGgagactcagagatagggtgaggagatggGACATCATGGAGAGACTCAGAGATAGACATTTGTGACTTCTTTGGtgtttttttgtgaacttctggatctgcctcccgggagccttttggccatggagaccagctgctgggtctctgccacaccagagtttggagagactggaggagatgtggatgaagagacagggctgcagagtttggagagactggaggagatgtggatgaagagacaggactgcagagtttggagagactggaggagatgcggatgaagagacaggactgcagagtttggagagactggaggagatgcggatgaagagacagggctgcagagtttggagagactggaggagatgtggatgaagagacaggactgcagagtttggagagactggaggagatgcggatgaagagacaggactgcagagtttggagagactggaggagatgcggatgaagagacagggctgcagagtttggagagactggaggagatgtggatgaagagacaggactgcagagtttggagagactggaggagatgcggatgaagagacagggctgcagagtttggagagactggaggagatgtggatgaagagacaggactgcagagtttggagagactgtaggagatgtggatgaagagacaggactgcagagtttggagagactggaggagatgcggatgaagagacagggctgcagagtttggagagactggaggagatgtggatgaagagacaggactgcagagtttggagagactggaggagatgcggatgaagagacagggctgcagagtttggagagactggaggagatgtggatgaagagacaggactgcagagtttggagagactgtaggagatgtggatgaagagacaggactgcagagtttggagagactggaggagatgcggatgaagagacagggctgcagagtttggagagactggaggagatgcggatgaagagacagggctgcagagtttggagggactggaggagatgcggatgaagagacagggctgcagagtttggagagactggaggagatgtggatgaagagacaggactgcagagtttggagagactggaggagatgtggatgaagagacaggactgcagagtttggagagactggaggagatgtggatgaagagacaggactgcagagtttggagagactggaggagatgcggatgaagagacagggctgcagagtttggagagactggaggagatgtggatgaagagacaggactgcagagtttggagagactggaagagatgcggatgaagagacagggctgcagagtttggagagactgtaggagatgtggatgaagagacaggactgcggagctggacaagcttcacagtgtcttgactgaatgagcaggtatcggacacctcggtctccttggacgcatccttgctcatccatgcggactggatatcggcagagagttggtgggcggccgagggtggagtcggctctcttggttgctttgttgggtccgctcctgtctctggccatgttccccacaccccagcagacgatggcgtggaacaccacagaggccaccatagtgtatgtttttattttgttgttgttttacttttgtagctgtgtgtagaagtgactGCTggctgcatcagctctgctctttaatgtcctccccagcatttacctgtttcttaccttttttgtaagggccgccggaagttgtcagacccgtcagcgatcctgttctgtttgtctgctcttgaatgagattgtgctgaaaatcttcaattcccctcagggattattcaCGTATTTCTGATTGTGATGGTGGAAGACTCAAAGTGTGGCCACACCAGGATCAGCGTGTGGTGTTGAAACATTCATCACCTCCAAATGCACTCATGTCACAGGAAGTCAGGAAATAATCAGCACTTTTTCTTCAAATGCACAATTTTACTGACACGTTGCCAAACGACAGAACGTTACAAATTGATGAGCCATTCCAGCGACGGACCTTGAGGGTCACACGGGTGTGCTGGAACGTCGGGCATGTTTCCATCATCCCGCACAGGAACTGCAAGGGACATGAACATCTAAGTTAAGTTAAGATGTTTGCTTGTGTGGAGACTCTGCAAGTCAGCTGTGATTACCGTGTACACACCTAAAATCCTTTATTTCCCTCAAAAGTccataatgcgccttataacccgagtTTACCTACCTGACTACCTCAAGGATTTTGTAGCGTTGGACGGAGTGAACATGATCTTAAGTTGAAGATGTCAAGACAAGCTGTCACTctgtaaatgatcatgtttatttTGAACACCCCCATATACATGAgtatgaagggcatacttagtcaacagccttACATGTCACACTCAGGGCGGCTGTATAAacgacgccaacactgtcataaacatgtgccatatagtgataccacactaaacaacactgtcataaacatgtgccacatagtgagaccacactaaacaacactgtcataaacatgtgccatatagtgataccacactaaacaacactgtcataaatatgtgccatatagtgagaccacactaaacaacactgtcataaacatgtgccatatagtgaaaccacactaaacaacactgtcataaacatgtgccatatagtgagaccacactaaacaacactgtcatgaacatgtgccatatagtgaaaccacactaaacaacactgtcataaacatgtgccatatagtgaaaccacactaaacaacactgtcataaatatgtgccatatagtgagaccacactaaacaacactgtcataaatatgtgccatatagtgagaccacattaaacaacactgtcataaacatgtgccatatagtgagaccacactaaacaacactgtcataaacatgtgccatatagtgataccacactaaacaacactgtcataaacatgtgccacatagtgagaccacactaaacaacactgtcataaacatgtgccacatagtgagaccacactaaacaacactgtcataaacatgtgccatatagtgagatcaCACTAAACAacagtcataaatatgtgccatatagtgagaccacactaaacaacactgtcataaacatgtgccatatagtgagaccacactaaacaacactgtcataaacatgtgccatatagtgagaccacactaaacaacactgtcataaacatgtgccatatagtgagaccacactaaacaacactgtcataaatatgtgccatatagtgagaccacactaaacaacactgtcataaacatgtgccatatggtgagaccacactaaacaacactgtcataaatatgtgccatatagtgagaccacactaaacaacactgtcataaacatgtgccacatagtgaaaccacactaaacaacactgtcataaacatgtgccatatagtgagaccacactaaacaacactgtcataaatatgtgccatatagtgagaccacactaaacaacactgtcataaatatgtgccatatagtgaaaccacactaaacaacactgtcataaacatgtgccatatagtgaaaccacactaaacaacactgtcataaacatgtgccatatagtgaaaccacactaaacaacactgtcataaacatgtgccatatagtgagaccacactaaacaacactgtcataaatatgtgccatatagtgagaccacactaaacaacactgtcataaacatgtgccatatagtgaaaccacactaaacaacactgtcataaatatgtgccatatagtgagaccacactaaacaacactgtcataaacatgtgccatatagtgagaccacactaaacaacactgtcataaacatgtgccatatagtgagaccacactaaacaacactgtcataaacatatgccatatagtgagaacacactaaacaacactgtcataaacatgtgccatatagtgaaaccacactaaacaacactgtcataaatatgtgccatatagtgagaccacactaaacaacactgtcataaacatgtgccatatagtgagaccacactaaacaacactgtcataaacatgtgccatatagtgaaaccacacgaaACAACACTggcataaacatgtgccatatagtgagaccacactaaacaacactgtcataaacatgtgccatatagtgagaccacactacacaacactgtcataaacatgtgccatatagtgaaaccacactaaacaacactgtcataaatatgtgccatatagtgagaccacactaaacaacactgtcataaatatgtgccatatagtgagaccacactaaacaacactgtcataaacatgtgccatatagtgagaccacactaaacaacagtcataaatatgtgccatatagtgagaccacactaaacaacactgtcataaacatgtgccatatagtgaaaccacactaaacaacactgtcataaacatgtgccatatagtgaaaccacactaaacaacactgtcataaacatgtgccatatagtgaaaccacactaaacaacactgtcataaacatgtgccatatagtgaaaccacactaaacaacactgtcataaacatgtgccatatagtgaaaccacactaaacaacactgtcataaatatgtgccatatagtgaaaccacactaatcaacaatgacaaacacatttcgggagaatatttgcaccacaacacaacataaacgcaacagaagaaatacccagaattccctgcagtaccaactcttccgggacgctacaatattttAATTGATACATggtgtcatgataagtgtgaccagtagatggcagtcaaacataaaagataAGTCCCAAgtgaacaacagcaacattttaaatgttccattgaaaatatagaacattacacacggcgctcaaaaatctatcaaaatgctttagtagtaaatgttttagtgccatttctaatgtaaagtagtgtaaagttcttacttatatctgtcagtaaactcaccatgaaagcactaaaacataccggtgtagtgagtttacattattcacccaaggaactttacttattatattattgccctcccggtaacagttagagatgctacctcagtagaagcatttaagtcccatcttaaaattcatttgtatactctagcctttaaatagaccccccttttagaccagttgatctgccgtttcttttctgctctgcccccctctccttcgtggagggtggggggcacaggttcggtggccacggatgaagtgctggctgtccagagtcgggacccggggtggacagctcgcctgtgcatcggttggggacatctctgcgctgctgacctgtctccgcttgggatggtctcctgctggccccactatggactggactctcacactattatgtcagatccactatggactggactctcactattatgctagatccactatggactggactctcacactattatgttagatccactatggactggactctcactattatgctagatccactatggactggactctcacactattatgttagatccactatggactggactcccacactattatgttagctccactatggactggactctcacacaattatgttagatccactatggactggactctcacactattatgttagatccactatggactggactctcacaatattatgttagatccactatggactggactctcacactattatgttagatccactatggactggactctcacactattatgttagatccactatggactggactctcactattatgttagatccactatggactggactctcacaatattatgttagatccactatggactggactctcacactattatgttagatccactatggactggactctcacactattaagtagatccactatggactggactctcacactattatgttagatccactatggactggactctcacactattatgttagatccactatggactggactctcacactattatgttagatccactacggactggactctcacactattatgttagatccactatggactggactctcacactattatgttagatccactatggactggactctcacactattaagtagatccactatggactggactctcacactattatgttagatccactatggactggactctcacactattatgttagatccactacggactggactctcacactattatgttagatccactatggactggactctcacactattatgttagatccactatggactggactctcacactattatgttagatccactatggactggactctcacaatattaagtagatccacaatggactggactctcacactattatgttagatccactatggactggactctcacactattatgttagatccactatggactggactctcactattatgttagattcactatggactggactctcacactattatgttagatccactatggactggaatctcacactattatgttagatccactatggactggactctcactattatgttagatccactatggactggactctcacactattaactagatccactatggactggactctcacactattattactcgacgtccattgcaccagttgCCCAGTgggggggatccccacatctgcggtccccgccaaggtttctcattgtcccattgggttgagtttttccttgccctgatgtgggatctgttccgaggatgtcgttgtggcttgtgcagccctttgagacacccgtgatttagggctatataagtaaacattgattgattgattagagagttccggttggacggttttgttgtttccggatgaggagatgctgccccgttatctcttgtgtgtgactaccatctactggtcacacttatttcaccatgtaccaaataaaatagcttcgaggttggtaagcacaaccaaaataattccgtacattaggcgcaccgggttataaggcgcactgtccagttttgagaaattaaaggattttaagagcgccttactgtccgaaaaatactgtaatcCAACTGACCGCAGTTTGGTAAGGCCATTCCCACAATCACATGCATACAGTAGCACACAGACGACAACGCACCAATACAGAGAGCCAGAAGCCGTGGCGTCATCTTGGCAAACAAAGGTGCAGGAAAGACATACAATACCTGGGTAGTTGTATGGCATCGCCGCATTGATCATCCCAGAATACTTAGTGGTTGGACTTATCAGTGGAAGAGCGATACCTGACAAAGGAAGGAGATTATAGTGTTTGTCCCAGTGACTGAAcaaatacagtggtggtcaaaagtgtacatacacttgtaaagaacatcatgtcatggctgttttgactttacaatcatttctacaactcttatttttttgtgatgtagtgattggagcacatacttgttggtcacaaaaaaacattcatgaagtttgcttctttgattaatttattatgggtctactgaaaatgtgactaatcaaaagtattcatacagcaatgttaatatttgcttacatgtcccctgGCAATTTTCACTGccataaggcacttttggtagccatccacaagcttctgcttgaccattaaattgctgcagttcagctaaatgtgttgcttttctgatgaggacttgtttcttcagcattgtccacacctttaagtcaggacttaaaccttcattctagcctgatttagccattcctttaccacttttgaggtgtgtttgacgtcattgtcctgttggaagacccaacctccgggctgatgattttagcttgtcctgaagaatttggagctaatcctcctttttcattgtcccatttaaaccagcagttccattggcagcaaaacaggcccagagcataatactatcaccaccatgcttgatggtaggcatggtgttactgggattaaaggcctcaccttttctcctccaaacatattgctggctcaatttttgttttatctgacatcacatggacaaagataagaccttccggaGGAAGGTTCTGtgttcagattaaacaaaaatggagctgtttggccacaatacccagcaatatgtttggaggataaaaggtgaggcctttaatcccaggaacaccatgcctaccgtcaagcatggt containing:
- the LOC133660566 gene encoding NADH dehydrogenase [ubiquinone] 1 alpha subcomplex subunit 3-like, producing the protein MSLRLILSASQTNMAGVVAFLKNAWNKEPVIFASCAIALTGIALPLISPTTKYSGMINAAMPYNYPVPVRDDGNMPDVPAHPCDPQGPSLEWLINL